In the Brassica napus cultivar Da-Ae chromosome A7, Da-Ae, whole genome shotgun sequence genome, one interval contains:
- the LOC106358490 gene encoding BTB/POZ domain-containing protein At5g66560: protein MASSEKSTSKGQAWFCTTGLPSDIEIEVDDMTFHLHKFPLMSKSRKLHRLITEQETRSFSSLNPQTSTALTVVVAESDKKGKGHEIEDEEKEEEENEQETEENSFPHIKLEDFPGSSESFEMVAKFCYGVKIDLSASSAVPLRCAAEHLEMTEEYSPDNLISKTERFLSHSVYKSLRESIKALQACESVSPLAESLGVTEQCVESIVSRASSADPSLFGWPVNDGGGGPDLSLIPGGASSKSAKKQNRDNTNTELWFEDLAQLSLPIFRTVILSMRSEDLSSDVIESCLISYAKKHIPGILRSNRKPSSSSSTAASENEQREILETITSNLPLDKSSISATTRFLFGLLRTAIILNASETCRDLLERKIGSQLERASLDDLLVPSYSYLNETLYDVDLVERILSHFLDSLEERSSTALVEADGRSPSLMLVGKLIDGFLAEIASDANLKSEKFYNLAISLPDQARLYDDGLYRAVDVYLKAHPWVTEEEKEKICGVMDCQKLTLEACTHAAQNERLPLRTVVQVLFFEQLQLRHAIAGTLLAAQSPSPSQSTEPRPSATRNLTIAEVVNGNETRGEEEVDAGKWKKTVRENQVLRLDMDTMRTRVHRLERECSNMKKVIAKIDKVGSPATTVTDRPRSWSITKKFGCKFKTQVCDSQEATVVDHRSRRV from the exons ATGGCGTCGTCAGAGAAGTCTACCTCCAAGGGTCAAGCATG GTTCTGCACGACTGGATTACCTAGCGACATTGAAATCGAAGTTGATGATATGACATTTCACCTCCATAAG TTTCCTCTCATGTCAAAGAGCAGGAAACTTCACAGGTTGATTACAGAGCAAGAGACGAgatcattttcttcattaaatCCCCAAACCTCCACGGCGCTAACTGTAGTAGTAGCAGAGAGTGATAAGAAGGGAAAAGGCCATGAAATCGAggatgaagaaaaagaagaagaagaaaacgagcAGGAGACTGAAGAAAATAGCTTTCCACACATAAAGCTCGAAGACTTTCCCGGGAGCTCAGAGAGCTTCGAGATGGTGGCAAAGTTCTGCTACGGCGTCAAGATCGACCTCTCCGCCTCCTCTGCCGTTCCCCTTCGCTGCGCGGCCGAGCATCTCGAAATGACTGAAGAGTATTCACCAGATAACCTTATTTCAAAAACGGAGAGGTTTCTTTCGCATTCCGTCTACAAGAGCTTGCGAGAATCCATCAAGGCTCTCCAAGCTTGCGAGTCAGTCTCGCCTTTAGCGGAATCGCTTGGTGTAACGGAACAGTGCGTAGAGTCCATCGTCTCCAGAGCTTCCTCAGCCGATCCTTCACTCTTCGGTTGGCCCGTAAACGACGGCGGCGGGGGCCCTGATCTGTCGCTTATTCCCGGTGGCGCGTCGTCGAAGTCTGCAAAGAAACAGAATAGGGATAATACGAATACGGAGCTATGGTTTGAAGATCTGGCGCAGCTGAGCCTTCCCATCTTCAGAACGGTGATCCTCTCAATGAGATCGGAAGATCTGAGCTCAGACGTCATTGAGAGCTGTTTGATTAGTTACGCCAAAAAGCATATTCCAGGAATCTTGAGATCTAACCGTAAAccgtcatcatcatcttcaaccGCAGCTTCGGAGAACGAACAGAGAGAGATACTCGAGACGATAACCTCTAATCTTCCCTTAGATAAGAGCTCCATCTCCGCAACCACGAGGTTCCTCTTCGGGCTACTACGAACGGCCATCATCCTCAACGCGTCGGAGACTTGCCGCGATCTACTGGAGAGAAAGATCGGATCGCAGCTGGAGCGAGCCTCGCTCGACGATTTGCTCGTCCCTAGCTATTCGTACCTCAACGAGACGCTATACGACGTCGATTTGGTGGAGAGGATCCTTAGCCACTTTCTCGACTCCTTGGAGGAACGATCGAGCACCGCGCTAGTCGAGGCTGACGGACGGTCTCCGTCGCTGATGCTAGTCGGGAAACTGATCGACGGATTCCTCGCGGAGATCGCGTCGGACGCCAATCTCAAATCGGAAAAGTTCTACAACCTAGCGATCTCGCTCCCGGATCAAGCTCGGCTCTACGACGATGGACTCTACAGAGCTGTCGACGTATATCTCAAG GCGCATCCATGGGTAacggaagaagagaaggagaagatatGCGGCGTAATGGACTGTCAAAAACTCACGTTAGAAGCGTGCACACACGCCGCGCAGAACGAGCGGCTTCCACTGCGAACCGTCGTACAAGTCCTCTTCTTCGAGCAGTTACAGCTCCGCCACGCGATCGCAGGTACCTTACTCGCGGCTCAATCGCCGTCTCCGTCTCAGTCAACGGAGCCGAGACCGTCAGCGACAAGGAATCTAACGATAGCGGAGGTGGTTAACGGCAACGAAACGAGGGGAGAAGAGGAGGTGGACGCTGGGAAATGGAAGAAGACGGTGAGAGAGAATCAGGTGCTTCGATTGGATATGGATACGATGAGGACGCGCGTTCACCGG
- the LOC106358488 gene encoding 7-methyl-GTP pyrophosphatase isoform X2, giving the protein MVLKHLICVILFIVLLYPPSLFHKEEEETRMVVERGFKLILGSQSMARKKILGEMGYDFTIVTADIDEKAIRRDNPQDLVVALAQAKADEIISKLGGQSQFAQDPLPTLLITADTVVVYKGVIREKPTSKEEARQFIKGYSGSHGGVVGSVIVSNLKTGVQRAGWDKAEVYFREIPAKVIDDLIDDSITFKVAGGLTLEHPLISPFIDTVVGGVDTVMGLPKELTEKFITDVL; this is encoded by the exons atgGTCCTGAAACATTTGATTtgtgtaattttatttatcgtattaTTATATCCTCCCTCACTCTTCCAcaaagaggaggaggagacgaGGATGGTGGTGGAGAGAGGATTCAAG CTGATTTTGGGATCTCAGTCGATGGCGAGAAAAAAGATATTGGGTGAAATGGGATATGATTTCACTATAGTG ACTGCAGACATTGACGAGAAAGCTATCAGGAGAGACAATCCTCAAGACTTGGTTGTCGCTCTTGCTCAAGCCAAG GCAGATGAGATAATATCCAAATTGGGAGGTCAAAGCCAGTTTGCACAAGATCCTCTACCAACCTTATTGATTACTGCTGACACT GTAGTTGTGTATAAAGGTGTTATCCGAGAAAAACCAACCTCCAAAGAAGAAGCTCGCCAATTTATCAAGG GCTATTCCGGGTCACACGGAGGCGTTGTTGGATCTGTTATTGTAAGCAACTTGAAAACTGGTGTTCAAAGAGCTGGATGGGACAAAGCTGAG GTTTATTTCCGTGAGATACCAGCAAAAGTCATTGACGATCTT ATTGATGATTCCATAACTTTCAAGGTTGCTGGAGGTTTAACCCTTGAGCATCCCCTCATTTCTCCCTTTATTGATACCGTG GTGGGAGGAGTTGATACTGTCATGGGACTTCCTAAAGAACTCACTGAAAAATTCATCACCGATGTGTTGTAG
- the LOC106358488 gene encoding 7-methyl-GTP pyrophosphatase isoform X1, which produces MVLKHLICVILFIVLLYPPSLFHKEEEETRMVVERGFKLILGSQSMARKKILGEMGYDFTIVTADIDEKAIRRDNPQDLVVALAQAKADEIISKLGGQSQFAQDPLPTLLITADTVVVYKGVIREKPTSKEEARQFIKGYSGSHGGVVGSVIVSNLKTGVQRAGWDKAEVYFREIPAKVIDDLIDDSITFKVAGGLTLEHPLISPFIDTVVRPPISIIIKKNPCFLLCFISTILDTCSETLW; this is translated from the exons atgGTCCTGAAACATTTGATTtgtgtaattttatttatcgtattaTTATATCCTCCCTCACTCTTCCAcaaagaggaggaggagacgaGGATGGTGGTGGAGAGAGGATTCAAG CTGATTTTGGGATCTCAGTCGATGGCGAGAAAAAAGATATTGGGTGAAATGGGATATGATTTCACTATAGTG ACTGCAGACATTGACGAGAAAGCTATCAGGAGAGACAATCCTCAAGACTTGGTTGTCGCTCTTGCTCAAGCCAAG GCAGATGAGATAATATCCAAATTGGGAGGTCAAAGCCAGTTTGCACAAGATCCTCTACCAACCTTATTGATTACTGCTGACACT GTAGTTGTGTATAAAGGTGTTATCCGAGAAAAACCAACCTCCAAAGAAGAAGCTCGCCAATTTATCAAGG GCTATTCCGGGTCACACGGAGGCGTTGTTGGATCTGTTATTGTAAGCAACTTGAAAACTGGTGTTCAAAGAGCTGGATGGGACAAAGCTGAG GTTTATTTCCGTGAGATACCAGCAAAAGTCATTGACGATCTT ATTGATGATTCCATAACTTTCAAGGTTGCTGGAGGTTTAACCCTTGAGCATCCCCTCATTTCTCCCTTTATTGATACCGTGGTTCGCCCTCCTATctccataataataaaaaaaaatccatgttTTCTGTTATGTTTTATTTCCACCATATTGGATACATGTTCAGAAACATTATGGTAA
- the LOC106356551 gene encoding GATA transcription factor 18, translating to MSRHINLLQLSCLTTINRGPLWPSPYSPQHLQIKRFFPTPKRSLTWGFFIEEMTQGRYCESCGWFHDHTQTCLFVHNGNGCSNIQTAVVDCTLSLGPPSTTTTRLSERDKKKMRRSSTSTRVSSFIDTDTNTSKTSTYSVLPSSNRRISGGGDTLLDRRCTKCDTTSTPLWRNGPRGPKSLCNACGIRFKKEERRTMDTTRMTASSTVAQDQYGHHPSSYSNHNNATDQSGSSTCNFVASEIMLNHDYGGAGEYYRRDPVDGVNGLHSHSWRLNVEDTAMSLVYDFTR from the exons ATGTCTCGACATATTAATTTACTTCAATTGTCTTGCTTAACTACTATAAATAGAGGACCCTTATGGCCTTCTCCATATTCACCACAACACCTCCAAATTAAACGTTTCTTTCCAACCCCCAAAAGAAGTCTCACTTGGGGTTTTTTCATCGAAGAGATGACGCAGGGGAGATATTGTGAGTCTTGCGGATGGTTCCACGACCACACTCAAACATGCTTATTTGTCCACAATGGAAACGGCTGTTCGAACATACAAACCGCTGTTGTTGACTGCACTCTCTCTTTGGGACCTCCGTCCACTACAACTACAAGACTATCTGAGagagacaagaagaagatgCGACGGTCCAGTACTTCAACTCGTGTCTCCAGTTTCATTGACACCGATACGAACACCTCCAAAACGTCGACGTATAGCGTCCTTCCCTCTTCCAACCGCCGTATTTCTGGTGGCGGCGATACTCTACTTGATCGTCGCTGTACCAAATGTGATACAACGTCTACGCCCCTATGGAGGAATGGTCCTCGAGGTCCCaag TCGTTATGCAATGCGTGTGGAATTCGTTTCAAGAAAGAAGAGAGGAGAACGATGGATACGACGAGGATGACGGCTAGCAGCACAGTCGCGCAAGATCAATACGGACACCATCCTTCCAGTTATAGTAACCACAACAATGCTACTGATCAGAGCGGATCGTCAACGTGCAATTTCGTAGCCAGCGAGATCATGTTAAACCATGACTACGGCGGTGCTGGAGAGTATTACCGGCGGGATCCCGTAGACGGAGTTAACGGCCTACATTCCCACTCGTGGAGACTTAATGTAGAGGATACGGCAATGAGTCTTGTCTATGACTTTACTAGGTGA